Proteins encoded in a region of the Kryptolebias marmoratus isolate JLee-2015 linkage group LG14, ASM164957v2, whole genome shotgun sequence genome:
- the slc31a2 gene encoding probable low affinity copper uptake protein 2, producing the protein MQMTFETSSSVTLLFGFWDVHSAAGMVLSVLVVLLLTVFYEVLKVWRVWLGNGSGPGPVPPEPVDSSPSSCSESCASEASLTHAEPPTQTGGSRNSWWLHAVQVTLGYILMLCVMTYNTWIFLGVVAGSALGYFISFPIVNWLAPYCSVKR; encoded by the exons ATGCAG ATGACCTTCGAGACGTCGAGCAGCGTCACGCTGCTGTTTGGCTTCTGGGATGTTCACAGCGCTGCAG GAATGGTTCTGTCGGTGCTCGTCGTCCTGCTGCTGACCGTCTTCTATGAGGTCCTCAAGGTTTGGAGGGTGTGGCTGGGGAACGGGTCCGGACCTGGACCGGTCCCACCCGAGCCCGTCGACTCGTCGCCCTCCAGCTGCAGCGAGAGCTGCGCCTCTGAGGCATCGCTGACCCACGCGGAGCCGCCGACTCAGACCGGAGGATCCAGAAACAG CTGGTGGCTCCACGCGGTGCAGGTGACCCTGGGCTACATTTTGATGCTCTGCGTCATGACCTACAACACCTGGATCTTCCTTGGGGTCGTGGCGGGCTCCGCCCTCGGTTATTTCATCTCCTTCCCCATCGTCAACTGGCTGGCTCCGTACTGTTCCGTCAAACGCTGA